Below is a window of Jonesiaceae bacterium BS-20 DNA.
AATGGGTGTTTCGGCTGGATCCTATATCTGTGATGAGGTAGGCGACAACAAGGACGCTGTGATTGCAGAGATCACCGGAATTGCAAACCTCCCGCTGTCCCAAGACCGCTCTAAGGGCTTTGCGGACGCACTGTCCGACTGTGGCCTGAAGGTTTCCAACAGCGTAGACGGTAACTTCACCGTTGCCGGCGGTGAAGAGGCAGCTGCTAACCTGCTCCAGGCCGCACCAAAAATTGACGCTATCTGGAACCACGATGATGACCAGGGCCTTGGTGTTCTGGCAGCAATCGAGACTGCTGGCCGTGACGAGTTCATCATGGTTGGTGGCGCTGGATCCCGTGACGCAATGAAACTCATTGAGTCCGGTGACAGCGTCATGAAGGCAACGGTAGTTTACCCTTCCACGCAGGCAGCTGACGGTATCCGTCTAGCCCGTCTTCTTGGCCAGGGCAAGTCGGTTGGTGACCTAGTCTCACACACCGTGCCACGCACCGTGCAGCTCTTCGCACCGGTTGTGACCAAGGACAACGTAGCGGACTACATTGACTCCGCATTCGATTCCTAAGCACTAGGTTCATAACTCTGGGCTGGTTTGGGTAAGACCTGGACCGGCCCAGAGTTTTTTCTAAGGATGATGGTATGACTGATTCAAAGCGTGATCTTGGCGTAGCTATGGTTGGTTACGCCTTCATGGGTGCAGCGCACTCTCAGGGGTGGAGATCCGCACCGAGGTTTTTTGATCTGCCAGCAAATCCGGTCATGCGGGTTGTTGCCGGTCGTAGTGAGCAGGGCGTAACCGCAGCTGCCGAGAAGCTCGGTTGGCAAGAAGCATCGACCGATTGGCGGTCGCTGCTTGAGCGTGACGACATTAATCTGATTGATATCTGTACTCCGGGTGATTCCCACAAGGAGATCGCACTTGCGGCCCTTGCTGCGGGTAAGCATGTTTTGTGTGAGAAGCCGCTGGCTAACTCTGTTGAGGAAGCTCAAGAGATGGCCGATGCCGCAGCACAAGCCGCTAAGCGCGGCGTTGTTGCGATGGTTGGGTTCACCTACCGCCGCGTCCCGGCGATTCAGCTCGCACGCAAGTTGGTTGCGGACGGCAAACTCGGTGACATCCGCCAGATCCGTGCCCAGTACTTGCAAGATTGGCTCTTTGATCCGCAGGCTCCGCTGTCTTGGCGCCTTGACAAGGAGAAAGCCGGTTCGGGTGCGTTGGGTGATATCGGTGCCCACATTATTGACATGACCCAGTTCATTACCGGTCAGGAGATCACCGAGGTTTCCGGTTCCCTACGCACTTTTGTCTCCGAACGTCCAGTAGCCGAGAACTTTGCGGGGTTGAGTGGCAAGGCAGGCACCGAGACGGGTCCGGTCACGGTTGACGATGCCGCAGTCTTCTTAGCTAACCTGTCCGGTGGCGCTTTGGGCGTGTATGAGGCCACCCGGTTTGCAACCGGACGCAAGAACGCGATTCGCATAGAAATTAACGGTTCCAAGGGTGCGATTGCGTTTGATTTCGAAGATATGAACGTTTTGCACTATTACGACGCCAATGATCCAGCGGAAATTGCCGGTTACCGGCGTATCGTGGTGACAGAGGCTGAGCACGCTTACATTGCGAACTGGTGGCCGCCAGGTCACGGTCTTGGATACGAACACGGGTTCACCCACCAGGCCGTTGATTTGGTGACAGCAATCGCAAATGGCGAGCAGCTAAGCCCAAGTTTCGCGGATGGTTTGCAGGTCCAAAAGGTGTTGGCTGCCGTAGAAGATAGCTCTAACAACCGGGCCGGTTGGACAACCGTCTAACAATTTTCGTTTAGGACAAGTTTAGGAGTCGACGATGTCTCGTCCAGTTACGTTATTTACCGGTCAGTGGGCTGACCTGCCGTTTGAAGAGGTTGCAAAGCTGGCCTCCGAGTGGGGCTACGACGGTCTTGAGATTGCCTGCTGGGGCGATCACTTGGACCCGTGGCGTTGGGATGACGAGGAGTACATTGCCGGAAAGAAGGCAGTTCTAGCTAAGTACAACCTCAACGTTTATGCCATTGCCAACCACCTCAAGGGTCAAGCCGTTTGCGATGACCCAATCGATGCCCGCCACCAGGACATTTTGCCCGACGTAGTGTGGGGC
It encodes the following:
- a CDS encoding substrate-binding domain-containing protein; protein product: MSRKITRGKRAAVALFSATVLGFSLAACTSNEAPKPDPTSEGGSNSEEPTAPPAAGSDNDAPGDKVVIGFSAPAADHGWMGAITKAAIAEAEKHEDVELRLAEGTNDVSHQISLMEGFINDKVDVIVMLPFDGDAMTEIALEAMEAGIPVVNVDREFNSPFAARTTVLGDNYGMGVSAGSYICDEVGDNKDAVIAEITGIANLPLSQDRSKGFADALSDCGLKVSNSVDGNFTVAGGEEAAANLLQAAPKIDAIWNHDDDQGLGVLAAIETAGRDEFIMVGGAGSRDAMKLIESGDSVMKATVVYPSTQAADGIRLARLLGQGKSVGDLVSHTVPRTVQLFAPVVTKDNVADYIDSAFDS
- a CDS encoding Gfo/Idh/MocA family oxidoreductase, which codes for MTDSKRDLGVAMVGYAFMGAAHSQGWRSAPRFFDLPANPVMRVVAGRSEQGVTAAAEKLGWQEASTDWRSLLERDDINLIDICTPGDSHKEIALAALAAGKHVLCEKPLANSVEEAQEMADAAAQAAKRGVVAMVGFTYRRVPAIQLARKLVADGKLGDIRQIRAQYLQDWLFDPQAPLSWRLDKEKAGSGALGDIGAHIIDMTQFITGQEITEVSGSLRTFVSERPVAENFAGLSGKAGTETGPVTVDDAAVFLANLSGGALGVYEATRFATGRKNAIRIEINGSKGAIAFDFEDMNVLHYYDANDPAEIAGYRRIVVTEAEHAYIANWWPPGHGLGYEHGFTHQAVDLVTAIANGEQLSPSFADGLQVQKVLAAVEDSSNNRAGWTTV